In one Halosimplex halophilum genomic region, the following are encoded:
- a CDS encoding DUF7286 family protein, translated as MSRRGFELGTRGRVPFALVGVLLVLTSALFAGAVDRPQPTPEPAVDLAVERTTADARAAVRTAVAEAGVAAAGDPVVAPATNRWGELLDPDTAFRDALKLRVYLAARERLRTVARTHRGVRANASLPPARTPEALRAAMDRVSVERAGPDGTKLRAEVANVTVEATRNGRVVGTERVSFAVVVPTPVLAVHERVETYQERLRRGVTKPGLGQRLTARLYAVAWARGYAQYGGAPIDNVVANRHVELMTNGAMLGVQRSTFGESDPDGRRGLGKAIARVGLQKVVAARGPNDPATSALLQERIRAAGGPTERAGVPGLAAGGTGAPAPNETVTVSVGLSADRAFREFVRDDGINRTVDSVFGARIQTLAATERVGGGTPARPGPPAGDDWQFRVGSTDTEVLAVWNATRAPTVSDPSGYHRLETYVRTVRLRHEREAVWHHNGSLNATTRTSTETKRVRVAVVGRHAPTPHAPAHPIPSVHERGGRFRGPNLADVPPKVRDAVELAGGPDALAGRAARGSLPGTPTRIDGEWPGEVARWAHRDLIGLRETVRELSVPVSRGRMGTHEAAPAAALAANLSERRAELVDAPATYDSVAAKARAAVRGRYLSLVVERLERRAEQRSEREGAFASAIGNVGGPSLSRLRSSYDARRADERDAGPGDGSSEAAGGSAGAGDGPALAYSVDGAPPYLTLTKVTPGQVAAVDNETHPLTARNVNYFSVPYGDATDVALSALLPGGTSRERRLSTAARALRAANRTLEHRSNATVRERRDRLLEGLNDTVAAVEGDLAAALADAGVGNDSTDHGAVVEAGLDRWSALDARALAMTNGSVVDPVVAAAVRRTDGGWSTIRRDWVRLRLRTALYDALESKRGKVSGPAVTGATAVVKERVRRQVRSEISSAAAKRLNRSITQIPAGLPLAPPLGNWVATTNVWSVTVRGQYARFAVEVPRQTPAVGDASLQYVRDGGNATLDLDGDGVPETLGRSSKVRFTSRTAVTVVVPPGGTGVGDVDGAMVEESAGWPEPGPSPRERPWTGEAYPLSTNGTEAGDGSG; from the coding sequence ATGAGCCGGCGCGGGTTCGAACTCGGCACCCGCGGGCGGGTCCCGTTCGCGCTCGTCGGCGTCCTGCTGGTGCTGACGAGCGCGCTGTTCGCGGGCGCCGTCGACCGCCCGCAACCGACGCCCGAGCCGGCGGTCGACCTGGCCGTCGAGCGGACGACCGCGGACGCCCGCGCGGCGGTCCGGACGGCCGTCGCCGAAGCGGGCGTCGCAGCGGCCGGCGACCCCGTCGTCGCGCCGGCGACCAACCGCTGGGGCGAACTGCTCGACCCCGACACGGCGTTCCGGGACGCGCTGAAACTCCGGGTCTATCTCGCAGCGCGGGAACGGCTGCGAACGGTTGCGCGGACCCACCGCGGGGTCCGGGCGAACGCGTCGCTGCCGCCAGCGCGGACGCCCGAGGCGCTGAGGGCGGCGATGGACCGGGTCAGCGTCGAACGGGCGGGCCCCGACGGGACGAAGCTCCGCGCCGAGGTCGCGAACGTCACCGTCGAGGCGACCCGGAACGGCCGGGTCGTCGGGACCGAGCGGGTCTCGTTTGCGGTCGTCGTCCCGACGCCGGTACTGGCCGTCCACGAGCGCGTCGAGACCTACCAGGAGCGGCTCAGACGCGGGGTCACGAAGCCGGGCCTTGGCCAGCGGCTGACCGCCCGGCTCTACGCCGTCGCCTGGGCCCGGGGCTACGCCCAGTACGGGGGCGCGCCCATCGACAACGTCGTCGCCAACCGCCACGTCGAGTTGATGACCAACGGGGCGATGCTGGGCGTCCAGCGGTCGACGTTCGGCGAGAGCGACCCCGACGGCCGGCGAGGGCTCGGGAAGGCCATCGCGCGCGTCGGGCTCCAGAAGGTCGTCGCCGCGCGCGGCCCGAACGACCCCGCGACGAGTGCGCTCCTGCAGGAGCGGATCCGGGCCGCCGGCGGACCCACCGAACGCGCGGGCGTTCCGGGACTCGCCGCGGGCGGGACCGGCGCGCCGGCCCCCAACGAGACGGTGACTGTCTCCGTCGGGCTCTCAGCCGACAGGGCGTTCCGCGAGTTCGTTCGCGACGACGGGATCAACCGGACGGTCGACTCGGTGTTCGGTGCCCGAATACAGACGCTGGCAGCGACCGAGCGGGTCGGCGGCGGGACGCCCGCCCGGCCGGGCCCGCCCGCGGGCGACGACTGGCAGTTCCGCGTCGGGTCGACCGACACGGAGGTACTCGCCGTGTGGAACGCGACCCGCGCCCCGACGGTCTCGGACCCGTCTGGGTACCACCGGCTGGAGACGTACGTCCGGACCGTACGGCTGCGCCACGAGCGGGAGGCCGTGTGGCACCACAACGGCTCGCTGAACGCGACGACGCGGACGAGCACGGAGACCAAACGGGTGCGGGTCGCCGTCGTCGGTCGCCACGCGCCGACGCCACACGCTCCGGCCCACCCCATCCCGTCCGTCCACGAGCGCGGCGGTCGGTTCCGCGGCCCGAACCTCGCCGACGTACCGCCGAAGGTCCGCGACGCGGTCGAACTCGCGGGCGGTCCGGACGCGCTCGCCGGGCGCGCGGCCCGGGGTTCGCTCCCGGGGACGCCGACGCGGATCGACGGCGAGTGGCCCGGCGAGGTGGCGCGGTGGGCCCACCGCGACCTGATCGGGTTGCGGGAGACCGTCCGCGAACTGTCCGTCCCGGTCTCGCGCGGGCGGATGGGGACTCACGAGGCGGCGCCGGCGGCGGCGCTGGCCGCCAACCTGAGCGAGCGGCGCGCGGAGCTCGTCGACGCGCCGGCCACCTACGACAGCGTCGCAGCGAAGGCCCGGGCGGCCGTCCGCGGCCGCTACCTCTCGCTGGTGGTCGAGCGGCTGGAGCGGCGGGCCGAGCAGCGGTCGGAGCGCGAGGGCGCGTTCGCGAGCGCCATCGGGAACGTCGGCGGGCCGTCGCTGTCGCGGCTGCGGTCGAGCTACGACGCCCGGCGAGCCGACGAGCGCGACGCCGGGCCGGGGGACGGGTCGAGTGAGGCCGCCGGAGGGTCGGCGGGCGCCGGTGACGGACCGGCCCTGGCGTACTCGGTCGACGGCGCGCCGCCGTACCTGACGCTGACGAAGGTCACACCGGGGCAGGTCGCGGCGGTGGACAACGAGACACACCCGCTGACCGCCCGGAACGTCAACTACTTCTCGGTCCCGTACGGCGACGCGACGGACGTGGCGCTGAGCGCGCTCCTGCCCGGCGGGACGAGCCGCGAGCGGCGGCTCTCGACGGCCGCGCGAGCGCTCCGGGCGGCCAACCGGACGCTGGAGCACCGGTCGAACGCGACCGTCAGAGAGCGCCGCGACCGCCTGCTGGAGGGGTTGAACGACACGGTCGCGGCGGTCGAAGGAGACCTGGCGGCGGCGCTCGCGGACGCCGGCGTCGGCAACGACTCGACCGACCACGGTGCCGTCGTCGAGGCGGGACTCGACCGGTGGTCGGCGCTCGACGCGCGGGCGCTCGCGATGACGAACGGGTCGGTCGTCGACCCGGTCGTCGCCGCCGCGGTCCGGCGGACCGACGGCGGGTGGTCGACGATCCGGCGCGACTGGGTCCGGTTACGGCTGCGAACCGCGCTCTACGACGCGCTGGAGTCGAAGCGCGGGAAGGTCTCGGGTCCGGCGGTGACGGGCGCGACCGCGGTCGTGAAAGAGCGGGTCCGTCGACAGGTGCGCTCGGAGATCTCGTCGGCCGCCGCGAAGCGGCTCAACCGGTCGATTACCCAGATCCCGGCCGGGCTGCCGCTGGCGCCGCCGCTGGGCAACTGGGTGGCGACGACGAACGTCTGGTCGGTGACTGTCCGTGGCCAGTACGCTCGCTTCGCCGTCGAGGTGCCCCGGCAGACGCCCGCCGTCGGCGACGCGTCGCTGCAGTACGTCCGCGACGGCGGGAACGCGACCCTGGACCTCGACGGGGACGGCGTCCCGGAGACGCTGGGCCGCTCGTCGAAGGTGCGGTTCACGTCGCGGACGGCGGTGACGGTCGTCGTCCCGCCCGGCGGCACCGGCGTCGGCGACGTCGACGGCGCGATGGTCGAGGAGTCGGCCGGGTGGCCCGAGCCCGGTCCGAGCCCCCGGGAGCGGCCCTGGACCGGCGAGGCGTATCCGCTGTCGACCAACGGGACCGAGGCCGGTGACGGGAGCGGGTAG
- a CDS encoding DUF5791 family protein — protein sequence MLRGEFESAAERSAEELRSAYGDVLAETVESVGVDTVVSRSGVDRDIVEAIAAGEEPELTLEAAAAVLAADPERPDGETIKAEALDILLMGMTTAVVDVDAVAAGLNDEMDPKEIQQKVEGRYPVTLAEYAAIHHFLEAR from the coding sequence ATGCTCAGAGGCGAGTTCGAGTCGGCGGCCGAGCGGTCGGCCGAGGAGTTGCGTAGCGCGTACGGCGACGTACTGGCAGAGACCGTCGAGTCGGTGGGGGTCGACACCGTCGTCTCGCGGTCGGGGGTCGACCGCGATATCGTCGAGGCGATCGCGGCCGGCGAGGAACCCGAGCTGACGCTTGAGGCCGCGGCGGCCGTCCTGGCGGCCGACCCCGAGCGTCCGGACGGCGAGACGATCAAGGCGGAGGCGCTGGACATCCTCCTGATGGGGATGACCACCGCGGTCGTCGACGTCGACGCCGTCGCCGCCGGCCTGAACGACGAGATGGACCCCAAGGAGATCCAGCAGAAGGTGGAGGGGCGATACCCGGTCACGCTCGCCGAGTACGCGGCGATCCACCACTTCCTCGAAGCTCGATAA
- a CDS encoding SDR family oxidoreductase, whose amino-acid sequence MRVAILGCGYVGLELGRQLTAAGHDAVGVRRSEQGVEAIESAGFAGVRADVTDADALAAVPDADAVVFAASSGGRGAAAAREVYVEGLETAIDHFCGREDPPDRFVYSSSTGVYGDHDGDWVDEETPVEPTTEKTEVLAEAERIAVERPAESGVDGTVARYAGLYGPDRYRLARYVEGPVTEGYLNMVHRDDAAGAVRYLLDSDLAHGEVVNVVDDEPVSKWAFADWLAEQCGEPEPPKRTVEDRLAEEDLSETVERRLRTSKRVSNGRLRGLDYEFAFPTYREGYRAAVDAYLADADGAA is encoded by the coding sequence ATGCGCGTCGCTATCCTCGGCTGCGGCTACGTCGGGCTGGAACTGGGCCGACAGCTGACCGCCGCTGGCCACGACGCCGTCGGCGTCCGCCGCTCGGAACAGGGCGTCGAAGCGATCGAGTCCGCGGGCTTCGCGGGCGTCCGGGCGGACGTGACTGACGCCGACGCGCTGGCGGCCGTGCCCGACGCCGACGCCGTCGTCTTCGCGGCCAGCAGCGGCGGGCGCGGCGCGGCGGCCGCCCGCGAGGTGTACGTCGAGGGGCTGGAGACGGCGATCGACCACTTCTGCGGGCGCGAAGACCCGCCCGACCGGTTCGTGTATTCGTCGAGTACAGGCGTATACGGCGACCACGACGGCGACTGGGTCGACGAGGAGACGCCGGTCGAGCCGACCACCGAGAAGACCGAGGTACTCGCCGAGGCCGAACGGATCGCGGTCGAGCGGCCCGCTGAGTCCGGGGTCGACGGCACGGTCGCCCGGTACGCCGGGCTGTACGGCCCGGACCGGTACCGACTCGCCCGGTACGTCGAGGGGCCGGTGACCGAGGGGTACCTGAACATGGTCCACCGCGACGACGCCGCGGGCGCGGTGCGGTACCTGCTCGACTCGGACCTGGCACACGGCGAGGTCGTCAACGTCGTCGACGACGAGCCGGTCTCGAAGTGGGCGTTCGCCGACTGGCTGGCCGAGCAGTGCGGCGAGCCCGAGCCGCCCAAGCGGACGGTCGAGGACCGCCTCGCCGAGGAGGACCTCTCGGAGACCGTCGAGCGGCGGCTGCGGACGAGCAAGCGCGTCTCGAACGGGAGACTGCGCGGGCTGGACTACGAGTTCGCGTTCCCGACCTACCGGGAGGGGTACCGGGCGGCGGTCGACGCGTATCTCGCGGACGCCGACGGGGCGGCCTGA
- a CDS encoding DHH family phosphoesterase, which translates to MPHAAAGGVGAVAPRDAAAAVAEQDPLVLAAAVVGLLVVLVALWWGVRRLRRTPGAEFVGHLADREEVSVLMHPNPDPDAMASAVAVGEFAAEAGVEAHLQYPGEIRHQENRAFETVLDLEFDRVDTASDLLADDVVLVDHNEPRGFAGADSVAPFAVVDHHPGDGEGEEFTDVRPDHGSCASILAEYLRQQDWEPVGPDEEDDVAEDADRILPSDTATGLLYGIQSDTKHLTKGCSAAEFEASAYLYEGIDEDRLDRIANPYVDAEVLDVKARAINQRRVENPFAVADVGEVSNADAIPQAADELSQLEGVTAVVVIGQKGDTLHLSGRSRDDRVHMGKTLRTVVDEIPMANAGGHARMGGGQLSVEHMEGLGPGDGLDRAEFVDRLFDAMAGEI; encoded by the coding sequence ATGCCACACGCAGCCGCGGGTGGCGTCGGGGCGGTCGCGCCCCGCGACGCCGCCGCGGCGGTCGCCGAGCAGGACCCGCTGGTCTTGGCGGCCGCCGTCGTCGGCTTGCTCGTCGTGCTCGTCGCGCTCTGGTGGGGGGTCCGGCGGCTGCGCCGGACACCGGGTGCGGAGTTCGTCGGTCACCTCGCGGACCGGGAGGAGGTGTCGGTCCTGATGCACCCCAACCCGGACCCCGACGCCATGGCCTCGGCGGTCGCCGTCGGCGAGTTCGCCGCGGAGGCCGGGGTCGAGGCCCACCTCCAGTACCCCGGGGAGATCCGCCACCAGGAGAACCGCGCCTTCGAGACGGTCCTCGACCTGGAGTTCGACCGCGTCGACACCGCCAGCGACCTGCTGGCCGACGACGTGGTGCTCGTCGACCACAACGAACCACGGGGGTTCGCCGGCGCCGACTCGGTCGCCCCGTTCGCCGTCGTCGACCACCACCCCGGCGACGGGGAAGGCGAGGAGTTTACCGACGTGCGCCCCGACCACGGCTCCTGTGCCAGCATCCTCGCCGAGTACCTGCGCCAGCAGGACTGGGAGCCCGTCGGCCCCGACGAGGAGGACGACGTCGCCGAGGACGCCGACCGGATCCTCCCGTCGGACACCGCGACGGGCCTGCTCTACGGCATCCAGTCCGACACGAAGCACCTGACCAAGGGGTGTTCGGCCGCCGAGTTCGAGGCCAGCGCCTACCTCTACGAGGGCATCGACGAGGACCGGCTCGACCGCATCGCGAACCCGTACGTCGACGCCGAGGTGCTCGACGTGAAGGCCCGCGCCATCAACCAGCGACGCGTCGAGAATCCCTTCGCCGTCGCCGACGTGGGGGAGGTCTCCAACGCCGACGCGATCCCACAGGCCGCCGACGAGCTGAGCCAGCTGGAGGGCGTGACCGCCGTCGTCGTGATCGGCCAGAAGGGCGACACCTTACACCTCTCCGGCCGCTCGCGGGACGACCGGGTCCACATGGGCAAGACGCTGCGGACCGTCGTCGACGAGATCCCCATGGCCAACGCCGGCGGCCACGCCCGCATGGGCGGCGGCCAGCTCTCCGTCGAGCACATGGAGGGGCTGGGCCCCGGCGACGGCCTCGACCGCGCGGAGTTCGTCGACCGCCTGTTCGACGCTATGGCCGGCGAGATCTAG
- a CDS encoding Gfo/Idh/MocA family protein: protein MSYDIAFVGTGPEPDNPVWGESAAMAYRHAEGYRERDDCRIVAAADIVREHVAAFADEFDIDDPGVFEDYETMLAAADPDIVSVSTPVPTHAEIVLDCIASGVPEAVHCEKPMATTWGDARLMAQEASRRDVQLTFNHQRRFSPVWREPKRALDEGAIGDLQRVEVGTSTLLDNGTHHIDLAHMYADESPVEWVIGQVDYREEYVKYGAHNENQGLVHWEYESGVQGIATTGFGEDGVGVHHRLHGTDGVIEVTPWTEPQARVRRDGEDWEPLVSGVEDAAAVPPAIDHVVECLRDGVEPAFSARRALSVTEVIFAAWESSRRRGRVELPLRIDDNPLEAMVESGELSPEPADEG from the coding sequence ATGAGCTACGACATCGCGTTCGTCGGCACCGGGCCCGAGCCGGACAATCCGGTCTGGGGCGAGAGCGCGGCGATGGCCTACCGCCACGCCGAGGGCTACCGCGAGCGCGACGACTGCCGGATCGTCGCCGCCGCCGACATCGTCCGCGAGCACGTCGCCGCCTTCGCCGACGAGTTCGACATCGACGACCCGGGGGTCTTCGAAGACTACGAGACGATGCTCGCCGCCGCCGATCCCGACATCGTCTCGGTCTCGACCCCCGTGCCGACCCACGCGGAGATCGTCCTCGACTGTATCGCGAGCGGCGTCCCCGAGGCGGTCCACTGCGAGAAGCCGATGGCGACGACGTGGGGCGACGCGCGCCTGATGGCCCAGGAGGCGAGCCGCCGGGACGTGCAGCTGACGTTCAACCACCAGCGCCGGTTCTCCCCGGTGTGGCGCGAGCCCAAGCGGGCGCTGGACGAGGGCGCAATCGGCGACCTGCAGCGGGTCGAGGTCGGCACGAGCACCCTGCTGGACAACGGCACCCACCACATCGATCTGGCGCACATGTACGCCGACGAATCGCCGGTCGAGTGGGTCATCGGCCAGGTCGACTACCGCGAGGAGTACGTCAAGTACGGCGCCCACAACGAGAACCAGGGGCTCGTCCACTGGGAATACGAGAGCGGGGTCCAGGGCATCGCGACGACGGGCTTCGGCGAGGACGGGGTCGGCGTCCACCACCGGCTGCACGGCACCGACGGGGTCATCGAGGTGACGCCGTGGACCGAGCCGCAGGCGCGTGTCCGCCGGGACGGCGAAGACTGGGAGCCGCTGGTCTCGGGCGTCGAGGACGCGGCGGCGGTCCCACCGGCCATCGACCACGTCGTCGAGTGTCTGCGCGACGGCGTCGAACCGGCGTTCTCCGCCCGGCGGGCGCTGTCGGTGACCGAGGTGATCTTCGCCGCCTGGGAGTCCTCGCGGCGGCGCGGCCGGGTGGAGCTCCCCCTGCGGATCGACGACAACCCGCTGGAAGCGATGGTCGAATCGGGCGAACTATCGCCAGAGCCCGCCGACGAGGGCTGA
- a CDS encoding mechanosensitive ion channel family protein → MTPLQSLSQLGEEYAALGWQLAEFAAVAVVVYLLGRFVVEPLAAFALDRWTLESTLERALLKVLGVAVVVVALAAGVAAAGFTALLGGSALVVAALTLAVGFAAQDVLSNFVAGLFIVQDRNFNIDDWIEWDGRAGFIEDIGFRVTRVRTFDNETVTVPNTELATTAVTNRMSNEQLRISYPFGIGYADDIDETTRILLDVADDHEGILDDPEPSVRVTDLADSAVLVQSRFWIDSPDREEFSVARSTYIQRVKERCADAGIDLSTTTQHELSGEIVVEEPSTVDR, encoded by the coding sequence ATGACCCCCCTGCAGTCGCTCTCGCAGCTGGGCGAGGAGTACGCCGCGCTGGGCTGGCAGCTCGCGGAGTTCGCGGCCGTCGCGGTCGTCGTCTACCTCCTCGGACGCTTCGTGGTCGAACCGCTCGCGGCGTTCGCGCTCGACCGCTGGACCCTGGAGTCGACGCTGGAACGGGCGCTGCTCAAGGTGCTCGGCGTCGCGGTGGTCGTCGTCGCGCTCGCGGCCGGCGTCGCGGCTGCGGGGTTCACCGCGCTTTTGGGCGGGTCGGCGCTCGTGGTCGCCGCGCTAACGCTGGCGGTCGGGTTCGCCGCCCAGGACGTGCTCTCGAACTTCGTCGCCGGCCTGTTCATCGTCCAGGACCGCAATTTTAACATCGACGACTGGATCGAGTGGGACGGCCGCGCGGGGTTCATCGAGGACATCGGCTTCCGCGTGACCAGGGTCCGCACCTTCGACAACGAGACGGTCACGGTCCCGAACACCGAGCTCGCGACGACCGCCGTCACCAACCGGATGAGCAACGAACAGCTGCGCATCTCCTACCCGTTCGGCATCGGCTACGCTGACGACATCGACGAGACGACCCGGATCCTCCTCGACGTGGCCGACGACCACGAGGGGATCCTCGACGACCCCGAACCGTCCGTGCGCGTCACGGACCTGGCCGACTCGGCGGTCCTCGTCCAGTCGCGGTTCTGGATCGACAGCCCCGACCGCGAGGAGTTCTCCGTCGCCCGATCGACGTACATCCAGCGGGTCAAAGAGCGCTGTGCGGACGCCGGCATCGACCTCAGCACGACCACCCAGCACGAGCTCTCCGGCGAAATCGTCGTCGAGGAGCCGTCGACGGTCGACCGCTGA